Below is a genomic region from Lineus longissimus chromosome 4, tnLinLong1.2, whole genome shotgun sequence.
actttgatgatcgccgcccagaccctcacgtgacccGCGTGTTAATAGATGGCGACGGTGTTGTTCCAGGCGGCGGTCGACCTGCATATTTAATGCTTTCCCTGTGTATTTGAGTATAAACTTGtacgataaatgataagcgtGCGTGATCCGTGGTTGATGGATACTAATATCATAATATGGGGGAAGGCGCCGTGGAGGTCTAAAgccagggtggggtgggggttatagttaggatgatggtaTCATGGCCGTTGACTGAAAAGCAGTGGGGGAGGACCAGGGAATATGGGGGCTATAGATATATTTGAGTATAGATTTAtacgataaatgataagcgtTTGTGATCCGTAATTGTGGATACTAATATCatataataaatatgtttttgtccGCTCGGAACTGTTTAATCTACAGACATAGGCATCACACTGTAGGCCCTAATAAGATCAATACCCATGTCGTGATTTTACTATTTAGCAAATTTTATCCCGGCAAATTATATTTTAATGTGATTTATCCCGGCAAATTATATATTAATGTGATTTGACAGGTCATATTTAGGCCTAATACTAATAGTGATCAACCTTGttactattgattgattattggcaACAATCACTGTTCATTAATAAGTTCGAGGAAAAATGTTGAGATCAACTTTGTTATCCGAAGCGTATAGGCCTAGGATTGATTGATTATGTCGTTTATCTTGTAATATTCATGTAACTATGTACACTGTATTATgatgtactgtctgtacttttGTGACAGCTGTGCAACTGCAAGTAAATACTTAGTTAGTTCATCACCTTTCGTACAGATAGCACTGCAGGTGAGGGGTTTGGTGTGTTTGGGAAAGGTCTCACCTTGAGcggttgaggacaatgtcacaaccagaggatTTTTATCTATGGTATGGGTTTGCCAAGGCTTCTTTGAGGGTTTATAACGAATTATGGGCTTTTCCCCCCGCATTGATGTATCTGTAGTCGTCACAATCAACTATCATGTCGGTACTTTACGCATATTACATGTCCGTGTATGTAAAGTTTCTTGTACTGTGCTATTAATTATGTAACTTTTCTTGTACaataaatttttttcacatttgacaGTACCTAGAGTTTTTGCTTCGTCTTTGCTGTTCGGATGACGTATTTCACTGTAccggtaatcactgctatcttaGCGGATACACGCTGAGGGTTCCAATAAGAAAACCGTACGAGTGGCAGATCTTCTACGGCTCTGAAagcaatcactgttatcctcaaggagacacactgagggtccccagcagcgatcaacttggttatctggatagtcttgatagataattggtagtaatcactgttatccttaaggagacacactgagggtccccagcagcgatcaacttggttatctgaatagtcttgatagataattggcagtaatcgttgttatccttaaggagacgcactgagaggccccagcagcgatcaacttggtcaTCTGAGCAGTAGTGATTTATTCATGGCAATAAAACTGTTATGAGAGAGGAGACAcgctgagggtccccagcagcgatcaaattGGTTATcggaatagtcttgatagataattggtaATAATTGCTGTTGTCATAGAGGAGACGCACTGAGGgaccccagcagcgatcaacttggttatctgagcaGTAGTGATTGAATCATGCCAATAAAAACTGTTCTGAGAGAGGAGACATGCTAACGGTTCCCAGCAGCGATCACACTTTATTAACGGAGCAGTAGGGATTGATTAATGGCAATAATCACTCTTATCTGTGGGAATACACAAtaagggtccccagcagcgatcaacttggttatcggagtagtcttgatagataattggcagtaatcactgctatccttaaggagacacactgagggtccccagcagcgatcaacttggttatctggatagtcttgatagataattggcagtaatcactgctatcctgtTATCCTTCaggagacacaatgagggtccccagcagcgatcaacttggttatcggagtagtcttgatagataattggcagtaatcactgctatccttaaggagacacactgagggtccccagcagcgatcaacttggttatctggatagtcttgatagataattggcagtaatcgttgttatccttaagcccgttacacacgagggacttctcaccaacttagttggaattttaattcataacaggtatccagaccaggtaactgatactttgcccgattggttggagttgctggctgcactaccgacttgttctatttctcaacgacatcttttgtttatataaggtttttttttgtttatataaggattgtggggtagaaatttccccgtgtgattcagtcaacaacatagttgggccatattttgacctTTTATCTTTATAGActaaatatagtgcaggacctaaatattgctgggattatgtctttcgtgtgagtgggtgaacgactctcaacttccagtcacctgtgcacctgttcttaattttaaaaccaactaagttggtgagagatccctcgtgtgtagcgggcttaaaggagacacactgagggtccccagcagcgatcaacttggttatcggagtagtcttgatagataattggcagtaatcactgctatccttaaggagacacactgagggtccccagcagcgatcaacttggttatctggatagtcttgatagataattggcagtaatcgttgttatccttaaggagacacactgagggtccccagcagcgatcaacttggttatcggagtagtcttgatagataattggcagtaatcactgttatccttcaggagacacaatgagggtccccagcagcgatcaacttggttatcggagtagtcttgatagataattggcagtaatcactgttatccttcaggagacacaatgagggtccccagcagcgatcaacttcgttatcggagtagtcttgatagataattggccgtaatcactgctatccttaaggagacacactgagggtccccagcagcgatcaacttggttatctgaatagtcttgatagataattggcagtaatcgttgttatccttaaggagacacactgagggtccccagcagcgatcaacttggatagtcttgatagataattggcagtaatcgttgttatccttaaggagacacattgagggtccccagcagcgatcaacttggttatctgaatagtcttgatagataattggcagtaatcactttTATCCTTAGGGAGACACACtgagaggccccagcagcgatcaacttggttttctgagcagtagtgatttattcatggcaataaaactgttatgagagaggagacacactgagggtccccagcagcgatcaacttggttatctgaatagtcttgatagataattggcagtaatcactgttatccttaagaagacacactggctgtgactgtctcatctctctcaccatgtagacaacttggcagagcagccaagactgatttggcctggctgtgactgtctcatctctctcaccatgtagacaacttggcagagcagccaggactgatttggcctggctgtgacttcctcatatCTCTCACCAtttgacaacttaataataatattgacctactgcctttttcatgaattaattttgagcattatgtttacaacgtagttgacaataattatagtgagagagatgagacagtcacagccaggccaaatcagtcttggctgctctgccaagttgtcaacatggtgagagagatgaggaagtcacagccaggccgaatcagtcctggctgctccaccgtgttgacaacatgatgagagagattaggaagtcacagctaggccgaatcagtcctggctgctccaccgtgttgacaacatgatgagagtgatgagacagtcacagctaggccgcatcagtcttcgccgcactgcctagttattgatatggcgagagagatgagacagtcacagccaggccaaatcagtcttggctgctctgccaagttgtctacacggtgagagagatgagacagtcacagccaggcatcgCCCTCGCTGTCATAATtcgtcgtccccccgacttaataagtcgtccccccgacttaataagtcgtcccccccccgagataataagtcgtccccccgacttactaagtcgtccccccgagataataagtcgtccccccgacatactaagtcgtccccccgacttactaagtcgtcccccgagataataagtcgtccccccccccccgacataataagtcgtccccccgagataataagtcgtccccccgacatactaagtcgtccccccgacttaataagtcgtcccccgagataataagtcgtccccccccccccccccgacataataagtcgtcccccgacttaataagtcgtcccgccgagaatttttttttttcgatgtcctttcccagccaccgtagatttcaaagaaaatttcaataCTACAAGAGGGCAAGCACGATAATACTAGTAACCTGGTGTCAGCAGTTCAGTGAAGATAGTAGTCTACATGTTAGTTCATAATaataacagctcaagatcacaaGAAACCACAGATCCCGGCGCCCCCCGCCCACTGACGAAGACCCAGTCGCGCAACTCGATCCATCTCACCCGATCTCACCCTGGCCAAGTTGAGCGCGTAAATACcacgaaagggttaaatttatctattaatagaatattcaaataagatTGCCGTCATGTTGATGCACCTCCTGACCATGCTCCACACATAGATAACGCATGCGCAGTAGCAGCATCTTAAATGGAGAATtggtcacgtgagggtctgggcggcgatcatcaaagcgggtcccacgagcgaccaaaaggttcccagcagcgatcgcgctctccgaacCCTGATCGGTAAACCTGCTTTCCAGTGGAAATTCTGGAAGTCGATGTTTGAGAATTACCTCATTGCTGCTGAAGATGAGAGGAATAAATTCTCACCGCAACGCAAGAGAGGACTCTTACTACATTCTATTGGGGCTGAAGCCCAACGTGTGTTTTACACGCTACGGGAGGATGCTGTTGAGTATGCTGATGGGGATGACGACTACGTGAAAGCGCTTAAGCTGTTAGAGAGTCATTTTGCACCCGTGGAAAATACCATTGCCGCGAGGGTACGTTTCCGGAAAAGATCTCAACATACCAATGAAACTATTGATCAGTTCGTTACAAACCTGCGTGAGTTAGCGATTCCGTGCAACTACGGAGATCGGCTTGACGAAATGGTACGTGATCAGATAGTGGAGAAAACCAACAATCCGAAGTGTCAGGAGCGCCTGCTTTTAGAGAAGGACCCGTCATTGGAAAAAGCCTTGACAAATGCACGTCGTGTTGAACAAGCACAGAAAGAATCGAAAACGATGGGAAAAGAGGCCGCTAAATCTGAGGATACAGTCCATGCAATGAAAGCCCATCATAAAAAGCCAAGCCATCGACAGTCGTTTTCAAAACCTACGAGGCCTACGCCGTTTACTGACAATCGCTCATGCTATAGGTGTGGTTCAAGATCACATCTTGCTAACTCTAAGGACTGTCGTGCTACACAAGTTACTTGTCATGCCTGTGGCAAGAAAGGTCACTTACAGAAGTTATGTATGCAGGCAAAACGTACAAATGCTTCTACAGTTAGGCACCTACAATTCGATCAAACTTTGGAGAATGATCTTACTGGTTGTGTGACTACACATTCCGTGCCTGGACCTGATATGCATGTGCTCTCACTTGTGAATGCACCCAAGGACACCAATGCAATCTCGTGTACGATTACGATGAACCATGTTCCAATGCGCATGTTAGTCGATACAGGAAGTCCGAGAACTCTAATCTCCCAAGCGCAATACGAAAAGTATTTCGCCCACGTTCCCTTACAACCTGCTGAGGTACAACTCAAGTCTTACTCTATGGATATCGTTAAAGTCTCTGGAACTTTTACCGCCGACATCACTTACAAGGATCGTATCTGCCAAGTACATAATGTATACCTGTACATGTTGTTAAACAGGGTGTTGCCCTTCTAGGACGTGACACTATTATCCGTCTTGGAATGCAGATTGATGGTCGGTTAATGAAGATAAACGTCAATCAGTTGGATTCGGTAAAGTCGAATCTGTTCAGCGGATCTCGGGATTACCTGCCTGCTAGTTTGCCAGAGGATTTGCGTTCTGAGTTTGCTCACCTGTTTAACCAGGTTTGGGTAAAGTTAAGGGATTCTCTCATAAAATCCGTGTGAAACCTGACGCTGTTCCAGCTCAAGCTGCGTTACGTGCGATACCGTTTGCTATTCGTGAGGAAGTTCACAAGGAATTGGATCGTTGGGAAAAGGATGACATAGTTGAGAAGATCGATGCTTCAGAGTGGGTATCCCCACTTGTTGTTGTTCGTAAGAAAACTGGTAATATTCGTCTTTGCGTTGACATGCGTGCGCCAAATAAGGAGATTGTCGTTGACAAGTTTCCTATTCCCAGCAATGATGAATTACGCGGTGAATTACGCGGTGCAAAATACTTTGCTCGTCTAGATCTAGCCAATGCTTACCACCAACTTGAACTTAATGAGGAAAGTCGTGACCTCACATGCTTTCTGACTCACCAAGGCCTTTACCGTTTCAAGCGCGTTCCATTTGGGCTTGCGTCCGCGCCCAGTGCTTttcagaaaatgatgaagatCGCCTTACAAGGACTTGAAGGTCTACAGTCGTACTTCGATGACTTAGTAGTCTACGGCCGTACGTGGGAAGAATATCGCAGGAACTTGAAAGCTGTTCTTCGCCGATTAAGTGAACTAGGAATCAAGCTCAACCCGGCTAAGTGCGAGTTTGATTTAACGGAGATGGAATTCCTAGGTCACATGGTAACACCGGAAGGTATCAAACCTGCTCCTTCCAAATACCCGTGCAATTCTGGACGCTCCTCCACCCAAGGATGCCACAACGTTGAAGTCGCTTTTAGGACTTGTTGGATTCTATAGTAAATTCTGCCCTGCCTTTGCTTCCAAAGTAGAGCCAGTGCGCAAGTTGCTTCGTGGAGATCAGAAGTTTGAATGGTCTGAGGACTGCCAGACTAGTTTCAAATGTATCAAGGAGGATATTGGGAACCATATCACTCTGACCTTGTTTGATCCTGATCTTGACATTGTTGTTACAACAGATGCTAGTGGTTATGGACTCGGTGCCTACAGGAGTCAATACAAGAATGGTCTTGAACGTATTGTTACGTGTGCGTCACGTACGTTGACTGATTCTGAACGTAAATATGCAGTGGGAGAACGTGAAGCCCTTGCCTGTGTTTGGGTTTGTGAGAAATGGCATACATACCTACGGGGTAGACATTTCACTTTGCGTACTGATCATCAGGCCCTTACAACGCTCCTGTCATCCAAAGGTAATGGTCATAAGCCGATGCGTATCGCTCGTTGGAATGCTCGACTCTTACAGTACAATTACACAGTTGAGTATAAACCAGGTCGTGAAGTTTGCTTTGCCGATGCTCTCTCTAGATTGCCACTAGAAGATACTACTGGTTTCGATATTGAGGATGAAGCCATTTGTTTGACATTCGAGGATGATACTGCGTGTGTTACTCTCACTGAAATAACTACTGCTACGAATGACGATGAAACCTTGCAAAAGTGAATGGTTGGCCAGATAAACTGGATGCTGTGGACAAAGCTGTCCATGGTTTGTTCAGATTCCGAAAGGAGTTGTCTGTTTACAAGCAAAAGCTGTTGCGTGGAGATCGCGTTGTCGTACCGAAAGCGCTTACCGCACGAATCGTAGAAATTGCACACCAATGCCATCAGGGGATTGTTCGTACTAAGCAACGTTTACGTGGACTATACTGGTGGAACGGTATGGATATACAAGTGGAACAAGCGATCCACACGTGTACCACTTGTcagatgaatgataaaactgcGTCTACTAGGCCTGCACCGATGCAGCCTGTTTCACTACCCAATAAACCATGGGAAAAACTTTCGATGGACATTGTAGGTCCGAATGATTGTGCACCACACTCAGAAAGGTTTGCTATCACTGTGCATGATTACTTCAGTAAATGGCCCGAAGCTGCACTTGTACCACGAGTTACCACTGACGTTGTCATTTCATTCCTTCAAGGAATATTTTCACGTGAAGGATACCCTCAAGAGATTGTTACCGATCATGGACCTCAGTTTGTGTCACATGTTTTGAAGACTTCTGTGTGaggagaaatatccgtcatactACTTCAGCTATCTACCACCCACAAGCTAATGGTGCAGTTGAACGTTTCAATCAGACTTAAGGAAATACTATTCAGCTTGCTACCAAAGAGAGAAAATCTCTTACCCTTGCTGTTCGTGAATCATTATGTGTATACCGTGCTACACCTCATGCGACGACGGGATTTTCACCGTCTGAACTCCTTCATGGTCGGCGTATGGTAACAGGATTGGACATTCCAGGTCTGCATGTTGTCAAACCCTTGAAACCGATTGATTCTGTTCGCAATCGTGTCCGACATAACCAAGCAAAATCTAAGGCTTATGCTGACAAGCTTCGTACAGCGATTTAGAAGTTGGAGACCATGTCCGTGTCAAAATTCCAAGACATGTCCGTAAAGGATTTTCTAAGTATTCTGACCCAGTGCGTATCACTGCCGTCAAAGGTCCAGCGACTTTTCAAACAGAGGATGGAAAGGTGTGGAATAAGGAACTGTTGTCTCGCTACCGTGCTCCAGTGTTGCCACCAAAGGACAATACAAAGATATCAGTGGATGATGTTGACTTTGATCATTGTGATAACCCAGATGTTCCTGAACTTGTTGCGCCCTATGAACCTCCGCCTGCCAGGCCTGTGCGAAATCGTGTTAGACCAGCCTGGTATAGAGATTACATTGTCGCTCATTAGTTAGTGTTCTAAAATAGTGTGTGTTGATTATAGTTACCTTACTCTTAGTAATTGTGACATTGATAATTGAAGTACTAGTGACATTTCATAAGTGAGATTGTTAAGATTGTGTGTTTTAGATAAGACTTTTGGACTTTTCCATACTTTTAATTTCACTTATAATAATTTGCAATATTCAGACAGTACGGCACTTCTTATTAACAGAAGGGGGAATATGTCGTGTCTCGAAGTATTACTGTCGTCTGCTACAGCAGATGCAGCCACCTAGTTATGAATGATGTACTGGACTCTCCGGAGTCTGGAGACGGGATGATGAGTAATTAAGAACATTGTTACAGTTTACAATACTTGCTTCTTTCATTGATGATTGCTACTGTTACGATACCACAGAGTCCTCTGAattaaccattggggacaagactgttggttacccaatgaaagacaatgacatttacgagtcctctgaattaaccattggggacaagactgttgGTTACCCGATGAACGACAATCATGATATTTACGAGTCTGCTGAattaaccattggggacaagactgttgGGTACCCCATTAAAGACAATGATATTTACGAGTCCTCTGAattaaccattggggacaagactgttgGTTACCCGatgaaagaaaatgatatttACGAGTCATCTGAATTATccattggggacaagactgttgGGTACCCaatgaaagaaatgatattTACGAGTCCTCTGAATTAACCATTTCGGACAAGACAGTTGGTTACCCGATGAAAGACAATGACATTTACGAGTCCTCTGAattaaccattggggacaagactgttgGGTACCCGATTAAAGACAATGATATTTACGAGTCCTCTGAattaaccattggggacaagactgttgGGTACCCaatgaaagaaaatgatatttACGAGTCCTCTGAATTAACCATTTGGGACAAGACAGTTGATTACCCGATGAAAGACAATGACATTTACGAGTCCTCTGAattaaccattggggacaagacAGTTGGTTACCCGATGAAAGGCAATGATATTTACGAGTCCTTTGGattaaccattggggacaagactgttgGTTACCCGATGAAAGGCAATGATATTTTCGAGTCCTCTGAATTAGCCATTGGGGACAAGACAGTTGGTTACCCGATGAAAGACAATGACATTTACGAGTCCTCTGAATTAACCATTTCGGACAAGACAGTTGGTTTCCCgatgaaagacaatgatatttacgagtcctctgaattaaccattggggacaagactgttggttacccgatgaaagacaatgatattTACGAGTCCTCTGGATTAATCATTGGGGACAGGACTGTTGGTTTTGCCGATGAAAGACAGTGATATTTACCACTCCTCTGAATTAGCCATTAGGGAAAAGACTGTTGGGTACCAAATGAAAGGCAATGATATTTACGAGTCCTCTGAATTAACCATTGGGGAAAAGACAGTTAGTTACCCgatgaaagacaatgatatttacgagtcctctggattaaccattggggacaagactgttggttacccgatgaaagacaatgatatttacgagtcctctgaattaaccattggggacaagacagttggttacccgatgaaagacaatgatatttacgagtcctctgaattaaccattggggacaagactgttgGTTACCCGATGAAAGACAATGGTATTTACGAGTCCTCTGGattaaccattggggacaagactgttgGTTACCCAATGAAAGACAATGGTATTTACGAGTCATCCAGTTCCGTTGTCGTCTCTGATGCACAACCGCTTGTGAATAAAGCCGATGAACCGGCCATCTAATAGATTACAAAATATGCATAATGTTCAAGCAGAATTGAGACCTGATGCGGACTTGAAAGGAGATTGTCCTCCAGTCGTTTAACTGACCGATGTCTCTGATTGTGCCTTTGTTTGCTCTCTGGGGTATTAGGAGCCATGAACTCCATTGGAGGGGAGGTCTTGCCTAAGAACTTTAGGTGGTGCGTGATACTTTGTATGGTTTGGGTTGTTATTGCATGCCTTACGCGTGCCATGTCGCAATGGTTGTTCCTGGCATGCCTGGCAGGTCTTGCCTAACGAGTGCCATGTCACTGGCAAGTTTTGCCTTACGAATGCCATGTAACAAGTCAATGGTTGTTACTGGCGATGCATGTTACTGTATGGTACTCTGTCTGCTGTATTATCTTACAT
It encodes:
- the LOC135486042 gene encoding uncharacterized protein K02A2.6-like, yielding MFENYLIAAEDERNKFSPQRKRGLLLHSIGAEAQRVFYTLREDAVEYADGDDDYVKALKLLESHFAPVENTIAARVRFRKRSQHTNETIDQFVTNLRELAIPCNYGDRLDEMVRDQIVEKTNNPKCQERLLLEKDPSLEKALTNARRVEQAQKESKTMGKEAAKSEDTVHAMKAHHKKPSHRQSFSKPTRPTPFTDNRSCYRCGSRSHLANSKDCRATQVTCHACGKKGHLQKLCMQAKRTNASTVRHLQFDQTLENDLTGCVTTHSVPGPDMHVLSLVNAPKDTNAISCTITMNHVPMRMLVDTGSPRTLISQAQYEKYFAHVPLQPAEVQLKSYSMDIVKVSGTFTADITYKDRLGKVKGFSHKIRVKPDAVPAQAALRAIPFAIREEVHKELDRWEKDDIVEKIDASEWVSPLVVVRKKTGNIRLCVDMRAPNKEIVVDKFPIPSNDELRGELRGAKYFARLDLANAYHQLELNEESRDLTCFLTHQGLYRFKRVPFGLASAPSAFQKMMKIALQGLEGLQSYFDDLVVYGRTWEEYRRNLKAVLRRLSELGIKLNPAKCEFDLTEMEFLGHMVTPEVEPVRKLLRGDQKFEWSEDCQTSFKCIKEDIGNHITLTLFDPDLDIVVTTDASGYGLGAYRSQYKNGLERIVTCASQSSELTIGDKTVGYPMKDNDIYESSELTIGDKTVGYPMNDNHDIYESAELTIGDKTVGYPIKDNDIYESSELTIGDKTVGYPMKENDIYESSELSIGDKTVGYPMKEMIFTSPLN
- the LOC135486043 gene encoding uncharacterized protein LOC135486043, yielding MKDNDIYESSELTIGDKTVGYPIKDNDIYESSELTIGDKTVGYPMKENDIYESSELTIWDKTVDYPMKDNDIYESSELTIGDKTVGYPMKGNDIYESFGLTIGDKTVGYPMKGNDIFESSELAIGDKTVGYPMKDNDIYESSELTISDKTVGFPMKDNDIYESSELTIGDKTVGYPMKDNDIYESSGLIIGDRTVGFADERQ